In the genome of Pirellulales bacterium, the window CGAGATTACGATCGGCGGGATCCCCATGACCGCCGACCCCAAAGAGTTCTCCACCGGCTCCCTTGGCTGGTATCTCAACAACAAAGTGAATCTCAAGGTCGGCGACAAAACGATCACTGCGCAAATCGGCATGAACCTGACCATCGTCGGTTCCAAGGAATTGCCGGGCTAGGCGATTGCCGGAACGTGCTTCGCCGACGCGCTAGATCGGTAAATGTTGTTGAGGGATTGCCTCGATCCGCATGAGGCCCCACAGGCCGGCGCGGCGGCGCTCCGCCGAAACGACTTCAAAGCCAGCGCTCGCCATTCGACTCTGGCATTCTTGCAAACCGTAGGCGCGATGGTACGCCGGATCGCGCCAGCGAAGCCAAACGCCGATGAGCTTGCAACTCAGGTAGTCATCGCACCAATCCAACAATACCAGACGACCGCCACGAACAAGCACCCGCCGCATTTCCGCCAGGCTCGACTCCGGTTGTCGGAAACAATGAAACGCATTGGCGCAAACGACGCAATCAAAGCATCCTGTTCGAAACGGCAACTGATCGGCCGCCCCTTGCACAAGCGCCATCTTGCGATCCTTGCGCCGCGCTTGCACAAGCATGTCCCGACTGACATCGACGCCATAGATTGTTATCCCTGGCCAATGCTGCGCCACCTGTTCAGCCAGCGCTCCGGTCCCGCAGGCAATATCCAAAACTCGCTGACTTGCGGTTAGTTCCAATCCTTCGAGACAAAAGCCGATCGTCGCTGCGATGTACTTTGACCAGCGAGAATCGTACTCCTTGGCCAGGCGGTTGTATTCGCGGGCAACTTCATCCATTACGGAAACCTCACAAGGCAGAGCGTCACGGCATGTCAGCGGCGCAACCAGCAGGCGATTCGGTAATACTTCCCTCATGCAACCGATTTCGCCAGGGCGCTTGTGCAATTCCGAGCGTTGACCAAAGCCCCCGTTTTTGCTAAATTCTTCGGGTTTAATCGACATTTGATCCCCTGGCTGGGGTTCGCCGCGCTAACGCGGCCCGGGCTCTATCACAGCGCGACCCGGGCCGCCACCGATGCCTTCCTGCGCGCCTTGGCGAGCCGATAGCTGCCTTCCCGCCTCAGATAAGGTTACTCAATGGCCCACGAAGTTACGCTGATTACCGGCGACGGCACCGGTCCTGAATTGGCCGAAGCGGCCCGCCGCTGTGTCGACGCCACCGGTGTGAAGATCAATTGGGATGTGCAGGAAGCAGGCGTCGACGTGATGGAGAAGGCAGGCACGCCGCTGCCGCAAAGCGTCATTGATAGCCTCCGCCGCACCCATTGCGCCCTCAAGGCGCCGATCACCACCCCGGTCGGCACTGGTTTTCGCAGCATTAATGTCCATCTACGGCAACTCTTCGGTTTGTACGCCTGCATTCGCCCCTGCAAGACCTATCGCGGCGTACGCTCGTTCTTCTCCAGCGTGCCGATCGATCTGGTCATTGTGCGCGAGAATACCGAGAGTCTTTACGCCGGCATTGAGTTCGAACGCGGCAAACCAGAAACGGCCGATCTGATCGAGTTCATCAATCAACGGTCTCCCGATCGGCGCGTGAAGACCGGCAAGGAAGAGACGGGCATCACGATCAAGTCGATCAGCGTCACCGGGACCGAGCGGATCATTCGCTGCGCCTTCGAGTACGCCCGCGACAATCAACGCAAGAAGGTGACCTGTGTCCACAAGGCGAACATCCTCAAATTCACGGATGGCTTGTTTTTGGAAGTGTCGCGCAACGTCGCCAAGCAGTATCCCGACATCGAATTCGAGGATCGCATTGTCGACAACATGTGCATGCAACTGGTGCAAAAGCCGGAACTGTACGACGTGCTGGCGCTGCCCAATTTGTATGGCGACATTGTGAGCGATCTGGCCGCCGGACTCGTCGGCGGCCTTGGTGTGGCGCCGGGCGCCAACATTGGCCCCGACGGCGCCGTGTTCGAAGCGACGCACGGCAGCGCCCCCAAGTACAAGGGGCAAAACAAGGTCAACCCCACCGCGCTCATCTTGTCGGGCATGTTGATGCTCAAGCATCTCAAGGAGATCGATGCGGCCAATCGCTTGGAGCAAGCCGTCGCCGACGTGATCGCCGAAGGCAAGAGCGTCACCTACGACATGAAGCCCGATCGCAACGATCCCACCGCCGTCGGCACCAGCCAGATGGCCGACGCGATTTGCGCGAAACTCAAGAAATAACGGCAACCGCGGTCGATGCCAAAACGCCGCGACGTGCTCGCGGCTTGTGGAAAGGACGCCTTGTTCAGCGCGGCTGAATTTCGCGCCTTGGTGAGCGGCGAGCAAAAGGGCCTTCGCCCGGCGCTGGCGCGTGCTGTGTTGTCGGCCGCCGAATTTCCTTATCGCGCGGTGGTCGGCTGGCGCAACCGACGGTTCGATGCCGGTGTTGATGTTCAGCGGCTGTCGGTTCCGGTGGTGAGCGTGGGCAATCTTACGCTCGGCGGCACCGGCAAGACTCCCTTGGTCGAGTGGATTGCCCGCTGGTATCGCCGGCGCGGTGTGCGCGTGGCGCTCGTCAGCCGCGGCTATAAGGCTCATGAAGGGGGCTACAACGACGAGGCGCTGGAGCTGGAACAAAAGCTGCCCGACGTTCCACATGTGCAAAATCGCGACCGTGTGGCGGCCGCGCGCATGGCGATCGAGGAGTTCGAAAGCCAGTTGATACTGCTCGACGACGGCTTTCAACATCGCCGGCTCGCCCGCGATCTCGATATTGTCGTGCTCGACGCGCTGGAGCCGTTTGGCTTCGATCATGTCTTTCCGCGCGGAACGTTGCGTGAGCCAAGCGCCAACCTTGCGCGTGCGCAAGTCGTCGTGCTGTCGCGCGCCGATCAGGTCGACGCCGCGGCGCGCTCGGCAATTCGAGAACGCGCCCGGCAGCACGCCCCGCCCATCGCTTGGATCGAAGCCCGCCACGCCCCCGCGCGACTGTCTGCCTCCAGCGGCGGCCAGCAGACCATTGATTGGCTAATGGGGCGCCGCGTGGCGGCGTTTTGTGGCCTAGGCAACCCGCGCGGATTCCAGCAAACCCTCGCCAGTCTAGGCTGCGAGTTGATTGCGCTGCGCGAGTTTCCAGATCATCACAACTACATCCGCGACGATGTCGACGGTTTGGCGCATTGGGCCAGCAAGTTGAATGTCGAAGCGGTGCTCACTACGCACAAGGACTTGGTCAAACTGCGCCTCGACCAATTGGGCGGCGTGCCGCTGTGGGCGCTGATTGTTGAATTGCAGATCTTGAGCGGCGAGGACGAGTTGATTGCTAGACTCGCGCCGCTGTCGCCGCCGCCTGACGACTGACGACTCCGTGCCAGAGCGAGGGGATCGTTTTCTGATGATCGCCGCAGAAATAATAGCTACGTCCGCCGTCGGCCACGGTGCGAACCAAAATGGTCTTCCAAGGGCGGTAGTAGTATTGCGGATGATCCTTGCCCGGCG includes:
- the lpxK gene encoding tetraacyldisaccharide 4'-kinase, with translation MPKRRDVLAACGKDALFSAAEFRALVSGEQKGLRPALARAVLSAAEFPYRAVVGWRNRRFDAGVDVQRLSVPVVSVGNLTLGGTGKTPLVEWIARWYRRRGVRVALVSRGYKAHEGGYNDEALELEQKLPDVPHVQNRDRVAAARMAIEEFESQLILLDDGFQHRRLARDLDIVVLDALEPFGFDHVFPRGTLREPSANLARAQVVVLSRADQVDAAARSAIRERARQHAPPIAWIEARHAPARLSASSGGQQTIDWLMGRRVAAFCGLGNPRGFQQTLASLGCELIALREFPDHHNYIRDDVDGLAHWASKLNVEAVLTTHKDLVKLRLDQLGGVPLWALIVELQILSGEDELIARLAPLSPPPDD
- a CDS encoding methyltransferase domain-containing protein, with protein sequence MDEVAREYNRLAKEYDSRWSKYIAATIGFCLEGLELTASQRVLDIACGTGALAEQVAQHWPGITIYGVDVSRDMLVQARRKDRKMALVQGAADQLPFRTGCFDCVVCANAFHCFRQPESSLAEMRRVLVRGGRLVLLDWCDDYLSCKLIGVWLRWRDPAYHRAYGLQECQSRMASAGFEVVSAERRRAGLWGLMRIEAIPQQHLPI
- a CDS encoding isocitrate/isopropylmalate dehydrogenase family protein encodes the protein MAHEVTLITGDGTGPELAEAARRCVDATGVKINWDVQEAGVDVMEKAGTPLPQSVIDSLRRTHCALKAPITTPVGTGFRSINVHLRQLFGLYACIRPCKTYRGVRSFFSSVPIDLVIVRENTESLYAGIEFERGKPETADLIEFINQRSPDRRVKTGKEETGITIKSISVTGTERIIRCAFEYARDNQRKKVTCVHKANILKFTDGLFLEVSRNVAKQYPDIEFEDRIVDNMCMQLVQKPELYDVLALPNLYGDIVSDLAAGLVGGLGVAPGANIGPDGAVFEATHGSAPKYKGQNKVNPTALILSGMLMLKHLKEIDAANRLEQAVADVIAEGKSVTYDMKPDRNDPTAVGTSQMADAICAKLKK